In one Zalophus californianus isolate mZalCal1 chromosome 10, mZalCal1.pri.v2, whole genome shotgun sequence genomic region, the following are encoded:
- the LOC113932081 gene encoding mucin-3B-like, translated as MAASTSTELFPRAEAAHTALSNSPRSKGAARWPLSIPSRALPAPNSREHTLTTPTTSPHFKPISEALLKTTVKSNTSTIPMSKVVLKVETTPPTLIFYRSTTKCINPTNLIITTTYPTTCMTLTTTERLTSAITSPPTTTTTLGKIPTTMALLSSSVSTPHTTFHTLISSTTGTTKRASQTTASIYTPRSLTPVITPTSVPPSLTATNISAIVTDNNSSPITSSTLITTTASFPNTASTFRTATATTYDPTSTNILTTLTTQSISASTEVTAALSTPITLKTMSSMETKLYRHAYLNTDNHHPYSQGYHWFIDYHY; from the exons atggctgcatccacctctACTGAGCTTTTTCCCAGAGCAGAAGCAGCTCACACTGCTCTCAGCAACTCCCCACGCTCCAAAGGTGCGGCACGGTGGCCACTCAGCATTCCCAGCAGGGCCCTTCCAGCTCCCAACAGTAGGGAACACACACTTACCACTCCTACCACTTCCCCTCACTTTAAACCTATTTCTGAGGCATTGCTCAAAACTACAGTCAAGTCCAACACCTCAACAATCCCAATGTCCAAGGTTGTCCTCAAGGTGGAAACCACTCCACCCACCCTCATTTTCTACAGGAGCACCACAAAGTGCATCAATCCCACAAACCTTATAATCACAACCACTTACCCCACCACCTGCATGACTCTGACCACCACTGAGAGACTCACCTCAGCCATAACCTCTCCTCCCACTACTACCACCACTCTGGGGAAAATTCCCACAACCATGGCCCtactctcttcctctgtctcaaCGCCCCACACAACCTTCCATACTCTGATATCCTCTACAACTGGTACCACAAAAAGGGCTAGCCAGACCACAGCAAGCATTTATACACCCAGGTCTCTGACCCCAGTCATCACTCCTACCTCTGTTCCCCCTTCTCTAACTGCCACGAACATCTCAGCAATCGTAACTGATAACAACTCTTCACCCATCACCAGTAGCACCTTGATTACAACCACAGCTTCATTTCCCAACACTGCCAGTACATTCAGAACAGCAACTGCCACCACTTATGATCCCACATCAACAAATATATTAACAACACTTACAACGCAAAGTATATCTGCTTCTACTGAAGTGACTGCTGCACTCAGTACACCAATTACTTTGAAAACAATGAGTTCTATGGAAACAAAACTA TACAGGCATGCCTATCTCAACACGGACAACCATCACCCCTACAGCCAGGGCTACCACTGGTTCATTGACTACCATTACTGA